CGGAGCGTGGGTCCGCCGCCGCCTACGACCGCGCTGACGTGGTGACGGTTGAGGCTACCCTGCATGGTCATGGGCTGCGCGACACTGATGTTTCCGGAACCGGTGTCGGCGTCGAGGTTGAAGTGGGCGCTGCCAACCGTGAGATGAACGTTGCCGCTGCCGGTCGAGAGCTTCCAGTCGCTGGCGGGCTGGCCTTCAGCAGTGATGTCGCCGGAGCCAGTGCTGGCTTTGAGGGCTCCGTTGAGGCCGTGAAGCTGGATATTGCCAGAGCCCGTTTCGGCCTTAACATCGCCTGGACCGGTCTGCTGAAGTTCGATATCGCCGGAGCCTGTGCCAAGGGTGGTCATGCCCTGGACGCCGCGAACGTGGACGTTGCCAGAGCCGCTCTGCGCTTTGACAGAGGCTCCAACGTCCTGAATATCGACGTCGCCTGAACCGGTGGTGGAGTTGATGGTGGAGGCGCGTGGGAGGGTAATGTCGTAGTCGATGGAGATGTTGCGGAAGAGGTCGTTGTTGTGGCGTTCGCCGATGGTGATGTCATTGCCGCTCTGGACGATGGGCGGATTGCTGATAATCTGCTGGATGCGGCTGTCGGTGTCGGAGCCTCCACTCATCCAACCGTGGCTGGAGTGGAGGTGTGCGACGATGTGGACCTGATCTACGGAGCCGGGATGGAGACGAATCTGGCCGGAGCCGGTAGAGACAGAGACATTGGGGGAGCTGCCGGCGCTGAGGGTGCGCTCAAAGTTGCCGTCGGCAGCGAAGGCTGTGGCTGCAGCTAGTGTGAGCATTGCGGCGGTGGAGGCGAAGACTGTCATCTTCATGGGCGTTCCTTTTTTCGACTCTGGGTAACTGCGATTTGGATGTTAGCTCGTCGGGTGGAGATTGCGATCAGTGTCTGCTCAACTGGCAGACTTTGGTTCATATCACTGGTCTTACAGGTTATTGCTGAAGGATGACGGTGTCGCCGGGGTTGAGGCCGGCAAGGATCTCGGTTTTGGTGCCGTTGGAGATGCCGGCCTTAATGTCGATCTTTTTGCGGCCGGTCTTTTGTTTGGGGTCCGGGACTTCGACGGAGGCGTTGCGGTCTTTGTCGTAGAGAACGGCCTGCTCGGGTACAGTGAGGACGTTTTTGTGCTCTTCGAGGAGGATCTCGGCGTTGGCGGTCATGTTGGCTTTGAGTTCGCCGCCTGGATTGTCGATGGAGACGCGGACCTCGAAGGTCGTGACGTTATCCTTTTCTACGCCGAGGGGTGCGATCTTGGTGACTTTGCCGAGAAAGGTCTTGTCCTTGAACGACTCGACTTTGATGCGGGCGGCCTGACCCATGTAGACCTTGCCGATGTCGGACTCGTCGACCTTACCCTGGACGTAGACCTGGTTGGTATCGCCGATAGTCATGACGAGGGTGGCTGTTGAGCCGAGGACGAGGATGGAGCTGACAGCGTCGCCGATCTCCACGTCGCGGGAGAGGATGGTGCCGTCCATAGGGGAGATGACGGTGGTGTAGCCGAGCTGCTCTTCGAGTTGCTTCAGAGACGCCTTGTTCTGGGCTACCTGGGCCTCTGCCTGGCGAAGTTTCGAGGAGTCGACCGAGATTTGCGAGACGGCCTTATCACGGGTGTTGGCGGCAGAGAGGTACTTCTGCTGAGCGTCGTCGAGCGCCTGCTGGGAGACCACACCCTCTTTGGACATCTGGAGGTTGCGATCGTACGTGTGTTTGTACATCGGCAGATCGGGCGCTTCAGCGTTAACCTTGTCGTACTGGATGGAGGCTTCGGCGGCGCGAGCGTTTGATTCGGCTGCGGCGAGTTGGGCCTTCTGTGCGGCGACCTGATCGAGGATCTCCTGCTGGTCGAGTTGGGCGAGAACCTGGCCCTGATGGACGTGGGCATTGATGTCGGTGTCGAGGCGAGTGACGATTCCTGAGGCTTTGGATTTGACCTCTACCTTAGTGATGGGCTGAACCTTGCCGGTGGCGACGACGGAGCGGGCGATGTCTCCACGCTCTACCTTGGCTAGCTGCGAGGGCTCAAACTTTGTGGTGTTGCCGCGGGCGGCTGCGACCACGCCGAGAACGACGGCTAAGACCAGGACGCTGAGGCCGACCCAAAGCCATGTCTTCCGTTTGTTTTTACGCTGCGTGGCCAATGGCTTGCTCCCGTTGGTGCTGGTGATATGAGTCTTCGGAGTGTGGTTACGCAGGAATGCGCTCCGCGGTTCCGTCGACTACGAAAAAGTTTACGTGGCGGCGTGCCGATGTTGCAGAGTCGACGTTTAGACGAGGGAGTTGGGAGGGAGGAAGCAGTGGGACAGGCGGACGGCTGCGAATTTATGCGTACTTTCGAAGAACCCCAAGGACCTTGCCCTGGATGCTGACATTGGCGGCTGGAGCGTAGATGGGAGACATCTCGGTATTGGAGGGTTGGAGGCGGATCATGCTGCCCTCGCGGTAGAAGCGCTTGAGGGTTGCGTCGGAGCCGTCGATCAGAGCGACGATGATCTCGCCCTCGCGAGCGGTACGGGTGCGCTCGACCAGAACGTAGTCGCCGGAGACGATGTGTTCGTCGCGCATGGAGTCGCCTCGGACTTCGAGAGCAAAGACCTCGCGGTTGCCGATGATGTCTGAGAGGGAGATGCTCTCAGCGCTCTCGATCGCTTCTACAGGCTTGCCAGCGGCGATGCGGCCCAGCAACGGGAGGCGGTCGGAGCCCTTTTTACTGCTGCGCGCGGGAAGGACGTCGATCGAACGGCTGCGATTGTGCGCGCGCTGGAGGAGGCCCTTATTCTGGAGGTTGGTGATGTGTTTATGGACGGTGGCGAGGGAGCTGAGGCCCAGACCGCTGGCGATCTCCTCGTAGGAGGGCGAGTAGCCATTCTTCTGGGTGAAGCCGGAAAGAAAGTCAATGACCTCTTTTTGTCGCCGTGTAATTGCCATGCGGATGATTGTAGCGAATAAAAAGCGAATTGCAAGGAGATCTTTCGAGTTAATTTTATCGAGGGGGATTCGAGGAGCACTCGCGATAGAGAGAGCGGAGATGGAGATGGAGATGATGAGGATATGGATATGCTGATTCCATGAAAACTTCTAAGAAGCTGGTTCGCCTCTTCGGGTTAGTGATGGCCTTGGTGCTCTTTGTGCCCGCGGGGTGGGCGGAGGAGGCACAGAAGATTGCCGAGTTGGGAAGCTGCACTTTGGAAAACGGTAACGTGGTGTTGGATTGCAGGGTTGGGTATCGCACCTTTGGCACCTTAAACGCGGATGGGTCGAATGTCGTGGTGATGCCTTCCTGGCTGAATGGACGGAGTGAGGATCTGGTGCCTCTCTTCGGGAATGACGAGACCGGGCACCGGCTGGTGGATACGTCGCGGTTCTTCGGGGTGGCCTTCGATGCGTTCGGGGATGGGGTTTCTTCGTCGCCATCGAATAGCAAAAAGCAGCATGGGCCGGAGTTTCCGGTGTTCACGATGGAGGACATGGTGCGTGCGCAGTATCGCGTGTTGACCGAGGTGCTGCATGTGCGGCATGCGCACGCGGTGGTAGGGCTGTCGATGGGCGCAGAGCAGGTGTTTGCGTGGGCGGTCCTGTATCCGAAGTTCGTCGATCTTGCGGTGCCGATTGTGGGGACCCCACAGGTAACGAGCTTTGATCTGCTGTCGAAACAGATCGTGATCGATGCGATCGAGTCGGACCCCGACTACAAGGATGGGCGGTATGTGACGGAGCCGCAGTTGAAGCTTGCCAATGCGATCGGGACGATGATTGTGAGCGCGCCACAGTATCGGAATGCTGAGGTTCCCAAAGCGCAGTTTGCACAATGGTTGAAGACGGTCGAGTCCCCGCAACGACAGGACGCGAATGACAGGGTGTGGCAGGCGAAGGCGATCATGCATCACGATGTGCTGCATGGAAGAACGATCGGCGAGGTTGCGCGGGAAGTGCCTGTGAAGTTCCTGGTAATTGTGGCGGCGGAGGATCGCATGGTGACTCCGCAGCCTGCGCTGCAGTGGGCGAAAGCTGTGGGGGCAGAGACGTACATTTCGGCGGGAAGCTGCGCGCATCTGATCATGAACTGCGACGCTGAAGCTGTGTCGTCGCGCGTGGAGCGGTTTTTGGCGAGGTAATGCGAAAATTCCCGTTTTGAAATTGTCCCCAAAAAAGACTGTGAAGAACTCTTGTCAGGATGAGCAGGATGCACCAAGGTAATAACACGCCACCGAAACGGTAACGCAATTTCGGTTGGACGGTGTGACCTGAACAACTTGATTGTGCCTTGGGAGACGAAATGCGAGTTCTGATTGTGGAAGATGATGCAGCTTTAGGGTTGTTTCTCCAGAAGGGTTTAAAGCTGGAGGGACACCAAGTGGATTGGGTGTGCGATGGCGAGGCTGGGTTGCGGCATGCGGAGGAACATCGTCCGGACCTGATCGTCCTGGACCTGAGTCTTCCGCGAAAAGATGGAACCGAAGTGCTGGCGGAGATGAGCGGGCGCTTCGATGAGACCTCGGTGCTTGTGCTGACTGGCCGCAGCTCGGTGGAAGAGCGGATCAAATGTTTGAACCTGGGCGCGGATGACTGTCTGCTGAAACCTTTCAGTTTTCATGAACTGACTGCGCGTTGCCGGGCATTACTGCGGCGGCGGGAGCAGTTCGCCGACCCGGTGCTCCGGCATGGCGACGTCGAGCTGAACCGGATGGAGCGCAAGGTAATGCGGAACGGTCAGCTGGTGGACCTGACGGTAAAGGAGTTTAGCCTGCTGGAGTTTTTGCTGAAGCGGGGCGGGCAGTGCTCCAGCCGGAGTGAGTTGCTGCGAGATGTGTGGCAGATGTCTCCCGATGCCGGGACCAATGTGGTGGATGTGTACATCAACTATCTGCGACGGAAGCTGGCGGTGGCGAGTATAGATGGCGACCTGGGGTACTCGGTCATCGAGACAGTGCGAGGAGAAGGTTACCGGATGAGCAGCGGGCGTAAGAGTGCGGGCCGGGTTGACCTGCTTCCGGCGAGTGCGGCGTATGCCGGTGCGTGAGCTGGCACCACAGGCAGGTCCTGCAGATTTCGTGGAGCGCCTTGACGTCGCGCTGCACGACCTTTGTCAGCCGCTGACGGTGTTGCAGTGCAGGCTGGCGATGGGCGAGATGATCGGAGAGCCGGATGCAATGCTGGAGGCGATTCGAGAAGCTTTGAAAGAGTGTGTGCGGTTGAACCAGACGGTTGGAACGATGCGAACGATGTTGCAGCAGGTAAAGGAAGATACGAACGACGAGAGGATAGGGTGACGGAGATGGGCATGGGACGGGAGTCGGTGATGAACTCAGTGTCAAACATGGACGCAGCCGAGGTGGCTGCTGTGCGGACGGTGGTATTGGCCAGTGCGGATGCGGGGTTGAGGCAGCGTCTGCGTGCCTCTCTTACGGGGCTGCGGTGGCAGGTTCGCGAGGCCAGTGGTGGGGCGGAGGCGATGGCGCAGCTTGAGGACGCACGGTCGGAGGCGCTGCTGGTGGATAGCTGGCTGCCGGATCTTGAGGTGGGTGAGTTTGCGAGCGTGATCCGGATGATGTATCCGGCCATGGAACTGCTTCGGGTGGATGGCGGCGCAGATGGTGGAGCGCGAAGTCCGCGGCGTAATGAGTTGCTGCACGCGCTGCGCGAGGCCCAGAATACTCCGGTGCACGCTCCGGTGAACGATACCGCGGCGTGGGCTGCGGCTCCGGTTTCGGTGCCAGTGCCTGCGGCCACCACCGCTTCTGCTGCAGGAGCGAGGGGGCCGATTCGGATGCCTTCTCCAGTACGAAAAGATGTGGACCAGAGCGAGGCTCGGGAGAGAGAAGAGCAGGTTCGGCTGGAGTCGACGCGGCAGGCGCTTGCGGTTCTGCTGGGGCGGGAGGAGACAACGCGGCCTGCAGCAAAGACCGAGGCGATGTTGCCTGAGATGATTGGCACGAGCGAGCCGATGCGCGAACTGACGCGGTTGATCCGGCTGGTGGCTCCTCGGTCAACGACGGTGCTGATCGAAGGGGAGACGGGAACCGGAAAAGAGGTCGCGGCGCGAGCTTTGCATCGCTTGAGTGAGCGGGCGGGGAAGCCGTTTGCGGTGTTGAACTGCGCGGCGATTCCTGAGGCTCTGCTGGAGGCTGAACTGTTTGGACATACGCGCGGAGCCTTTACTGGCGCGGTGCAGTCACGAACCGGGCGGATCGAAGCCGCGCATGGGGGAACGCTCTTCCTGGATGAGATTGGGGAGATGCCGATGGCGTTGCAGGCGAAGATGTTGCGGTTTCTGGAGTGCGGCGAGTTGCAGCGGGTAGGCGATAACGAGACGATGCGCGTGGATGTGCGGGTAATCGCGGCGACGCATCAACCGTTGGAGAAGCTGGCCACGAGCACTGGCGCGGAGAGGACGTTCCGGTTGGATCTCTATCACCGGCTAGCTGTCTTTCCGGTGGAGGTGCCGGCGTTGCGGGATCGGATGGACGATCTTGGACTGCTGGCGGAGCACATCCTGGAGCAGATGGGGCAGGAGATGCCGCGCAAGCGATTGACCGTTAAGGCAGAGGCGAAGCTCTACGAACACAGCTGGCCAGGCAATGTGCGGGAGCTGATGCACGTGCTGGAGCGTGGCGCAATTCTGGCAGCAGAGAAGATGGAGATTGGGGAGGAAGAGATTCGTTTCCGGCGGGCCACTCGGAGTTAAGACGAGTGGCCTGGGAGTAGGGAGGGTGGACTGGAGCCAGGATGTCGTTTGGAGTCGAGGGCTGTTGGCCGAAGCCAGGTTGGCTGGCTTTAAGTCGAGGCTGCTGGCCGTGCTCGTCTAAAAATCACGGATTGAGATCATCTAAGATGAGACGAAGTCGAGCTCGCCTAAAAAATAGTTGAAAATCGTGGCGTATTTTTAGTCAGGCAAAGAGTGGATGCTAAAACACCACCTTCACCACACATCTCACCACGTCTTCACCACCAAAACACCACAGCCAAAACCATGTTTTCTCGGAAAACCCCTGCAAAATCCATCTAAATACCAGACGAAAAAAACTTCATACAATCCCCCAAACTTCGAACCCCGATCTCTGATTTTTTAAACGATCATGATTCCGAATTTTCAGGCAATCTGTGGGTGATGGACAGTTCGGGATCGGAAGTTGATAAGAGCGCTCTCATTTGAGGGCGCTTTTGTTTGGTCGTAGGACTGCATAGATCATGGCGTGGAGGGGAAGGACCTATGCAGACGACGACAGCGATGGGCGACGCTTTGGGACGGTATCTGGATCTGACCAGTCAGCAGATGCAGGTGACCGCCAGGAATATGGCGAATGTGGATACGCCTGGGTTCAAGACGCAGGGGTTCGATTTCGAAGGGGTGTTTGCGCAGCAGTTGAACGATGGCGCGGGCGCGGCGGGTCTTGAGGGTATGCAGGCTCCGATGCAGGATGTGGATGGCCTGGTGGCGCGGCCGGATGGAAATAACGTGTCCATGGATCGCGAGGGCCTGCAATTGGCCAAGGCGCAGATGCAGTTCAAGCTGGGGACGCAGCTTTTGAAGAGCGAGTTTTCAACGGTGATGAGTGCAATTCATATGGATTCGAAATAAGCCATGAATATCTTCGGAGTAATGGATGTGAGCGGTTCGGCCTTGAAGGC
The nucleotide sequence above comes from Tunturibacter empetritectus. Encoded proteins:
- a CDS encoding alpha/beta fold hydrolase, which codes for MKTSKKLVRLFGLVMALVLFVPAGWAEEAQKIAELGSCTLENGNVVLDCRVGYRTFGTLNADGSNVVVMPSWLNGRSEDLVPLFGNDETGHRLVDTSRFFGVAFDAFGDGVSSSPSNSKKQHGPEFPVFTMEDMVRAQYRVLTEVLHVRHAHAVVGLSMGAEQVFAWAVLYPKFVDLAVPIVGTPQVTSFDLLSKQIVIDAIESDPDYKDGRYVTEPQLKLANAIGTMIVSAPQYRNAEVPKAQFAQWLKTVESPQRQDANDRVWQAKAIMHHDVLHGRTIGEVAREVPVKFLVIVAAEDRMVTPQPALQWAKAVGAETYISAGSCAHLIMNCDAEAVSSRVERFLAR
- the flgB gene encoding flagellar basal body rod protein FlgB; amino-acid sequence: MQTTTAMGDALGRYLDLTSQQMQVTARNMANVDTPGFKTQGFDFEGVFAQQLNDGAGAAGLEGMQAPMQDVDGLVARPDGNNVSMDREGLQLAKAQMQFKLGTQLLKSEFSTVMSAIHMDSK
- a CDS encoding efflux RND transporter periplasmic adaptor subunit: MATQRKNKRKTWLWVGLSVLVLAVVLGVVAAARGNTTKFEPSQLAKVERGDIARSVVATGKVQPITKVEVKSKASGIVTRLDTDINAHVHQGQVLAQLDQQEILDQVAAQKAQLAAAESNARAAEASIQYDKVNAEAPDLPMYKHTYDRNLQMSKEGVVSQQALDDAQQKYLSAANTRDKAVSQISVDSSKLRQAEAQVAQNKASLKQLEEQLGYTTVISPMDGTILSRDVEIGDAVSSILVLGSTATLVMTIGDTNQVYVQGKVDESDIGKVYMGQAARIKVESFKDKTFLGKVTKIAPLGVEKDNVTTFEVRVSIDNPGGELKANMTANAEILLEEHKNVLTVPEQAVLYDKDRNASVEVPDPKQKTGRKKIDIKAGISNGTKTEILAGLNPGDTVILQQ
- a CDS encoding response regulator transcription factor, with the protein product MRVLIVEDDAALGLFLQKGLKLEGHQVDWVCDGEAGLRHAEEHRPDLIVLDLSLPRKDGTEVLAEMSGRFDETSVLVLTGRSSVEERIKCLNLGADDCLLKPFSFHELTARCRALLRRREQFADPVLRHGDVELNRMERKVMRNGQLVDLTVKEFSLLEFLLKRGGQCSSRSELLRDVWQMSPDAGTNVVDVYINYLRRKLAVASIDGDLGYSVIETVRGEGYRMSSGRKSAGRVDLLPASAAYAGA
- a CDS encoding sigma-54 dependent transcriptional regulator, producing the protein MNSVSNMDAAEVAAVRTVVLASADAGLRQRLRASLTGLRWQVREASGGAEAMAQLEDARSEALLVDSWLPDLEVGEFASVIRMMYPAMELLRVDGGADGGARSPRRNELLHALREAQNTPVHAPVNDTAAWAAAPVSVPVPAATTASAAGARGPIRMPSPVRKDVDQSEAREREEQVRLESTRQALAVLLGREETTRPAAKTEAMLPEMIGTSEPMRELTRLIRLVAPRSTTVLIEGETGTGKEVAARALHRLSERAGKPFAVLNCAAIPEALLEAELFGHTRGAFTGAVQSRTGRIEAAHGGTLFLDEIGEMPMALQAKMLRFLECGELQRVGDNETMRVDVRVIAATHQPLEKLATSTGAERTFRLDLYHRLAVFPVEVPALRDRMDDLGLLAEHILEQMGQEMPRKRLTVKAEAKLYEHSWPGNVRELMHVLERGAILAAEKMEIGEEEIRFRRATRS
- the lexA gene encoding transcriptional repressor LexA, which translates into the protein MAITRRQKEVIDFLSGFTQKNGYSPSYEEIASGLGLSSLATVHKHITNLQNKGLLQRAHNRSRSIDVLPARSSKKGSDRLPLLGRIAAGKPVEAIESAESISLSDIIGNREVFALEVRGDSMRDEHIVSGDYVLVERTRTAREGEIIVALIDGSDATLKRFYREGSMIRLQPSNTEMSPIYAPAANVSIQGKVLGVLRKYA
- a CDS encoding DUF4097 family beta strand repeat-containing protein, encoding MKMTVFASTAAMLTLAAATAFAADGNFERTLSAGSSPNVSVSTGSGQIRLHPGSVDQVHIVAHLHSSHGWMSGGSDTDSRIQQIISNPPIVQSGNDITIGERHNNDLFRNISIDYDITLPRASTINSTTGSGDVDIQDVGASVKAQSGSGNVHVRGVQGMTTLGTGSGDIELQQTGPGDVKAETGSGNIQLHGLNGALKASTGSGDITAEGQPASDWKLSTGSGNVHLTVGSAHFNLDADTGSGNISVAQPMTMQGSLNRHHVSAVVGGGGPTLRIGTGSGDISIQ